In Pongo abelii isolate AG06213 chromosome 5, NHGRI_mPonAbe1-v2.0_pri, whole genome shotgun sequence, the DNA window TCTAGGATGTCTACATCCCATCTTCTAGCCAGAGTCCTCCCAATCGGGGACTccccctgcccttgacatgtgggacaGAGTCGGGGTGAGAAGAAAGGTCTGACCACTAGGTGCAGACTCCCCCACCCTGCAAGGGGCCTGCACAGCATAACCTAGAGGGCAGTGATTCCCAAGCTGGTCTGCCCTTAGAATTATTTGGGATCTTTCAAAAATGCCAAAGCCCAGACCAACTATGTCATGTCTCTGGGGGTGGGACCCAGGCTTCTGTATTTCTGAAACTCCCCAGGTGATCCCAAAGTGCAGAGAAGCTTGGAAACCACTGGGAGGGGCTTCACACCTTCTCAAAGCCCTTTCAGACACACTTTTCCATTTGAACCTCAAATTAAACCTGCTTGTTTCACAGGGCAGGGTTTTTGTTTGtcaaaaaatagatacatatgtgtgtgtgtatgtatgcacatatatatttatcagaTTATGAAAGAAATGTGTACTCCCtgcagaaattttagaaatacattttaaagaagaaaatgaaaattacccTAGTCTTACCACTTATGATAGTTACTATTGAcgtctgttttatttcttttatttccttgctttcttatagctgaggaaactgaggtagagAAACATTAAGTAACTCTCCCaggggccaggtgcgatggcgcatgcttgtaatcccagcactttgggaggccgaggcatgagaatcgcttgaatccaggaggcggaggttgcagtgagtcaagatctcactccagcctgggtgatagagtgagattctgtttctaaataaataaataaataaataactcccaGGATACTGGAGCTAGCAAGtagcagaggcaggatttgaacccagggtaCTGATGGAGTCCATCCCATGGGGTTGTCATGAGGTCTGCAGGGGCTAATGTGTGCCAAGGACAGGCATTATCTCGGCCCACTACATGCAGGGGTCTTTGAAAAATAGAGGCTCAGCAGGAACAGGGAAGGCGGCCTTTGGGGCTGGCTGGTTTCTACTTTGTCCTTGTGTGTCTGAAACAGGAGAATGGAGCCCAATGCTACGTTCACCACTCAGCTCACGGCCACACCTGAGCGACTGCTCCGACTCATCTTTGCTGGGGTCTGTAGCCTCATCCTGCTGGTGGGGCTGTCAGCTAATGGGCTCATGCTGCTGGTGGTGGGCCGGGGTCCGGGCTCCCCCCACCCGCTCCACGCCCTGACCCACAGCCTTATGATGAACATCACGCTATCTGACCTGCTCTTCGTGGCCTGCGTGGTGCCTGTGCTGCTGCTGAGCTTCCTGCAGCACAACTGGTGGCTGGGCCCTGCCATCTGCACCATTAGCCAGGCCACCAACACAGCCACCACGTTCTGCATCTTCTATAGCATGGTGGCCACGGCTCTCCTGCGCCCTGTGGC includes these proteins:
- the LOC100457806 gene encoding LOW QUALITY PROTEIN: pyroglutamylated RF-amide peptide receptor-like (The sequence of the model RefSeq protein was modified relative to this genomic sequence to represent the inferred CDS: deleted 1 base in 1 codon) codes for the protein MEPNATFTTQLTATPERLLRLIFAGVCSLILLVGLSANGLMLLVVGRGPGSPHPLHALTHSLMMNITLSDLLFVACVVPVLLLSFLQHNWWLGPAICTISQATNTATTFCIFYSMVATALLRPVAVAWPDLAFPAGWGTRLLLRGAMWALGLTASLPNWLFQRVAVEEEMAGAPETQTCLLLLSPAGTSCYFSLLGALAFLPCMLGLGCSFSHVSWLLWTQPQGPMGESIQEH